From one Branchiostoma floridae strain S238N-H82 chromosome 3, Bfl_VNyyK, whole genome shotgun sequence genomic stretch:
- the LOC118411241 gene encoding aromatase-like: MLQFLVIESRGSFPLNRSRTRHGITSQIEADGCSMDTGEGWDVLLVVLLVVLVWYYIRETWTSGIDGIFPPGPPYIPVLTPLWTLWVFLHDGIWAATAGYAAKYGDFVRVWLGTEQTFIISRASAAAHVLKSSKYRARFGDPSGLAQIGMNGSGVIFNNDVQSWKFLRFFFVKALYKEVLDRAAGVSAIATRRQLANIRDMASSNPDGAVDVVTLMRRITLEIGNRLFLGINIENDLEVVNTINGYFAAWEFFMIRPKVLQLVYPTLYRKHQTAVRALQDVVGKLVDKKRAVMNGDEAEEEFSIPKGEHDFAAALIQAQECGQVSASCVRQCVTEMLVAGPDTMSVNIYFILLHIAEHGLENGILREIREVLGDRDPTRDDLSKMVFLDHVINESMRARPVVTFVMRHAEEEDHVDGYVIPKGTNVIINLVAVHQDPRHFPEPETFDPDHFKEKVPSTQFMPFGLGVRSCVGRTIAPLQMKAVLITLLRMYQLSPSRDHQSLEVSRNLSEHPTEPGSMFLYPRLETI; the protein is encoded by the exons ATGTTGCAGTTTCTAGTGATAGAAAGCAGAGGTAGCTTCCCATTGAACAGAAGTCGTACCAGACACGGCATAACCAGTCAGATCGAGGCAGACGGCTGCAGTATGGACACAGGCGAGGGATGGGATGTTCTGTTAGTCGTGCTGCTTGTTGTGCTTGTCTGGTACTACATCCGGGAAACCTGGACCAGCGGGATCGACGGGATATTTCCCCCAG GTCCTCCGTACATCCCGGTATTGACGCCGCTATGGACCCTGTGGGTGTTCCTTCACGATGGCATCTGGGCAGCCACGGCCGGGTACGCCGCCAAGTACGGGGACTTCGTGCGGGTCTGGCTCGGCACCGAGCAGACTTTCATCATCAGCAG AGCATCAGCAGCTGCGCATGTGCTTAAGTCCAGTAAGTACCGGGCGCGGTTCGGCGACCCTTCTGGGCTTGCGCAAATCGGCATGAACGGCTCGGGCGTCATCTTCAACAACGACGTGCAGAGCTGGAAGTTCCTCCGCTTCTTCTTCGTCAAAG CTCTCTACAAGGAAGTTCTTGACAGAGCAGCCGGCGTATCCGCCATTGCTACCAGACGACAACTGGCTAACATCCGGGACATGGCGTCGAGTAACCCGGATGGAGCAGTGGATGTCGTCACACTAATGCGCAGAATCACGCTGGAAATCGGAAACCGGCTATTTCTGGGTATCAACATAGAAAATG ATCTGGAGGTGGTGAACACAATCAATGGATATTTCGCTGCCTGGGAGTTCTTCATGATACGACCCAAGGTGCTGCAGTTGGTTTATCCTACCCTGTACAGAAAACACCAGACAGCAGT GAGGGCTTTGCAAGACGTGGTGGGGAAGCTGGTGGACAAGAAGAGGGCCGTCATGAATGGAGACGAGGCCGAGGAAGAATTCAGCATCCCAAAAGGCGAACACGATTTCGCAGCTGCACTCATCCAGGCGCAG GAATGTGGCCAGGTGTCAGCCTCCTGTGTTCGGCAGTGCGTGACAGAAATGCTGGTTGCCGGTCCGGACACCATGTCCGTCAACATCTACTTCATCCTCCTGCACATAGCCGAGCATGGTCTAGAGAACGGGATACTTAGGGAAATCAGGGAAGTCTTGG GGGACCGAGATCCCACGAGAGATGATCTTAGCAAGATGGTGTTCCTCGATCACGTGATCAACGAGAGTATGCGCGCAAGGCCAGTGGTCACTTTCGTCATGCGCCATGCTGAAGAGGAAGACCACGTGGACGGTTACGTCATACCAAAGGGGACCAACGTGATCATCAACTTGGTTGCCGTGCACCAAGACCCTCGTCACTTTCCCGAGCCTGAAACGTTCGATCCAGATCACTTCAAAGAAAAG GTACCCTCTACCCAGTTCATGCCGTTTGGCCTCGGCGTTCGCTCCTGTGTGGGACGAACCATCGCACCTCTTCAGATGAAGGCTGTCCTCATCACGCTACTGCGCATGTACCAACTGAGCCCGTCACGTGATCATCAGAGTCTCGAGGTGAGCCGAAACCTGTCCGAGCATCCCACTGAGCCTGGTTCCATGTTCCTGTACCCGAGGTTGGAGACGATCTGA
- the LOC118411242 gene encoding uncharacterized protein LOC118411242 produces the protein MTAVGRMSAVCAGAVVTVILLAMMAVPGEARKCYMCVGLGGPEIKHSTPCSYNYALLGLQDCPDGHDFCYVLQSTPRDSSIPHAVDRGCAKEAKTSYCVNEGSARHCYSWCGADGCNSAAGIKPGTLSITICLIVATICMWIRA, from the exons ATGACAGCTGTGGGCAGGATGTCAGCCGTGTGTGCGGGAGCCGTGGTTACCGTTATCCTGCTAGCTATGATGGCCGTGCCAG GTGAGGCTAGGAAGTGCTACATGTGCGTGGGCCTGGGCGGTCCCGAGATCAAGCATTCCACGCCTTGTTCCTACAACTACGCGCTTCTGGGATTACAGGACTGTCCTGACGGACATGACTTCTGCTATGTCCTACAGAGCACGCCAAGGGACTCAA GCATTCCCCATGCTGTGGACAGAGGCTGCGCAAAAGAAGCGAAGACATCGTACTGTGTGAACGAAGGTTCGGCCCGGCATTGTTACTCCTGGTGTGGCGCGGACGGCTGCAACTCCGCCGCAGGAATCAAACCCGGGACTCTCAGTATCACCATATGTCTGATTGTAGCCACCATCTGCATGTGGATACGAGCATAA
- the LOC118411243 gene encoding U-scoloptoxin(05)-Sa1a-like, whose product MASLRIYSLGAMLVIAGLSLPAEARKCYQCVGLGGKVKGNSPCIGNYMDTGVGECPVTHDYCYIVQTSSGLSTIAVDRGCANETKASYCNSQGGQSVCYSWCNSDSCNSAAGITPGFLAILLPTIACMVLTLTGL is encoded by the exons ATGGCGTCACTCAGGATATACAGCCTCGGAGCCATGCTGGTGATAGCTGGACTCAGTTTACCAG CTGAGGCGAGAAAGTGCTACCAGTGTGTTGGTCTGGGAGGCAAGGTGAAGGGAAACAGTCCCTGTATAGGGAACTACATGGACACGGGAGTAGGGGAGTGTCCCGTCACCCATGACTACTGCTACATCGTCCAGACTTCAAGCGGAT TATCAACCATTGCTGTGGACAGAGGCTGCGCTAACGAGACGAAGGCGAGCTACTGTAATAGCCAAGGCGGACAGTCAGTCTGCTACTCCTGGTGCAACAGTGACAGCTGCAACAGCGCCGCCGGCATAACGCCTGGGTTCCTGGCTATCCTTCTTCCAACGATCGCCTGTATGGTGCTAACCTTGACAGGCCTGTGA